One window of the Chryseobacterium camelliae genome contains the following:
- the ccoG gene encoding cytochrome c oxidase accessory protein CcoG, whose amino-acid sequence MSNIEEVEVRGGQGQVLEPETYRDSIGTMEQSGKRKWVFPRKPKGKFTNYRNIVSYLLLAVYFATPFISINGNPFLLFDVIDREFYIFGQPFYPQDFFILTLGAIASLIFIIVFTIAFGRIFCGWICPQTIFLEFIFRKIEYAIEGDRNRQMKLDRQEWNSEKIWKRSLKWSIYVVISLIITHFMFMYIVGYREVFRIVSEGPFAHPTNFIVMILFSAAFYFVFAWFREQVCTLVCPYGRLQGVLIDKDTINVFYDFNRGENRAKWRKGEDRKAAGKGDCIDCHQCVVVCPTGIDIRDGQQLECVNCTACIDACDEVMEKVGLPKGLIRYASENEIERKSSFEFTGRMKGFTVILIFLMGFLGYLLYNRGEMEAKFIKPAGSTFFVRDGKITNTYNYTFLNKTNDKKLVTVKVIEPSHGEVTYSASSKIQVDRDKISKGTINISFPESEMKLSKQNITIGVYDMKGNLIDSYQTYFEGPFKLQF is encoded by the coding sequence ATGTCAAACATAGAAGAAGTAGAAGTACGCGGCGGACAGGGCCAGGTTCTGGAACCTGAGACATACAGGGATTCTATAGGAACTATGGAACAATCCGGAAAGAGGAAATGGGTCTTTCCGCGAAAACCCAAAGGTAAATTTACCAACTACAGAAATATCGTAAGCTATCTTTTATTAGCCGTTTATTTCGCTACCCCATTCATCAGCATCAACGGAAACCCGTTTCTGTTGTTTGATGTCATAGACCGGGAATTTTATATCTTCGGACAGCCGTTTTATCCACAGGACTTTTTTATCCTGACATTAGGCGCCATTGCATCCCTGATATTCATTATTGTATTTACGATTGCTTTCGGGAGAATTTTCTGCGGGTGGATATGCCCTCAGACAATTTTTCTGGAATTTATTTTCCGTAAGATAGAATATGCAATTGAAGGGGACAGAAACAGACAGATGAAGCTCGACAGGCAGGAATGGAACAGTGAGAAGATATGGAAGCGAAGCCTTAAATGGAGTATTTACGTGGTGATTTCACTGATCATAACGCATTTCATGTTCATGTACATCGTGGGCTACCGAGAAGTATTCAGGATTGTTTCTGAAGGGCCTTTTGCCCACCCTACGAATTTTATCGTTATGATCTTATTCTCGGCAGCGTTTTACTTTGTTTTTGCGTGGTTCAGAGAACAGGTATGTACGCTGGTATGTCCGTACGGAAGATTACAGGGTGTATTGATCGATAAGGATACGATCAATGTATTCTACGATTTCAACCGCGGAGAAAACAGGGCGAAATGGAGAAAAGGAGAAGATAGGAAAGCTGCCGGAAAAGGCGATTGTATCGACTGTCATCAGTGCGTAGTCGTATGTCCTACCGGAATTGATATCAGGGACGGACAGCAGTTGGAATGCGTGAACTGTACCGCCTGTATTGATGCCTGTGACGAAGTTATGGAAAAAGTAGGTCTGCCTAAAGGCCTGATCCGTTATGCCTCGGAAAATGAAATTGAAAGGAAAAGCTCCTTCGAGTTTACCGGCAGGATGAAAGGGTTTACTGTAATCCTGATCTTCCTGATGGGATTCCTGGGATATTTACTGTATAACAGGGGCGAAATGGAAGCTAAGTTCATCAAGCCCGCAGGAAGTACATTCTTTGTAAGAGATGGTAAAATCACCAATACCTATAATTATACATTCCTTAATAAGACGAATGATAAGAAGCTCGTAACCGTAAAAGTTATTGAACCTTCCCATGGCGAGGTTACCTACAGTGCCTCAAGCAAAATACAGGTAGACCGCGATAAAATATCCAAAGGAACCATCAATATCAGCTTCCCGGAAAGTGAGATGAAGCTGTCTAAGCAGAATATTACTATCGGTGTTTATGATATGAAAGGTAATCTGATCGATTCTTACCAGACGTATTTTGAAGGACCGTTTAAATTGCAATTTTAA
- a CDS encoding FixH family protein, whose protein sequence is MKNFSWGHGVVIALAAFMIFILSMMFLFPNGQKNSEMVTDNYYEEELKYQDVIDAKKRADQLEEKPQYSQNASGITISFPKDYNNSNTTVKFVLNRTDDQNLDVKKSVQLNQAQSFIIPAQVLKPGNYTLRLMWTKDKTDYRMDFDVIWK, encoded by the coding sequence ATGAAAAATTTTAGTTGGGGCCACGGTGTGGTAATCGCACTGGCAGCCTTTATGATCTTTATACTTTCCATGATGTTCCTGTTTCCTAACGGCCAGAAGAATTCTGAAATGGTAACGGACAATTATTATGAGGAAGAATTAAAATACCAGGATGTTATCGATGCTAAGAAAAGAGCGGATCAGCTGGAAGAAAAGCCACAGTATTCGCAGAATGCAAGTGGTATTACGATATCATTTCCCAAAGACTACAACAATTCCAATACTACCGTTAAATTTGTTTTGAATCGAACAGACGACCAGAACCTGGATGTAAAGAAATCTGTGCAGCTTAATCAGGCGCAGTCCTTCATAATTCCGGCGCAGGTACTGAAACCGGGGAATTACACCCTGAGACTGATGTGGACTAAAGATAAGACGGACTACAGGATGGATTTTGATGTGATATGGAAATAG
- a CDS encoding sulfite exporter TauE/SafE family protein, whose translation MEIALIVSAIGLGFASGFHCVGMCGPIALSMGLTKKQATNFYLQNLTYQFGRIFTYALLGAVLGIIGEGFEMAGIQQYLTIAVGILLIIMAVFSFGGKDFASRIPFFSKFLFSVKSNLGRLLQKADYRSRFTTGILNGFLPCGMVYMALTASLASGGIWQGGLYMALFGLGTLPFMFAVVLVGNLMNQAFRIKVLKAVPIVMIILGGLFIVRGLELGIPYLSPRAEAMTVSKDNQGDCHLPGDHSTHHHDGTNCH comes from the coding sequence ATGGAAATAGCACTTATTGTATCGGCTATCGGGCTGGGTTTTGCTTCAGGTTTCCATTGTGTGGGAATGTGCGGGCCTATTGCCCTGTCCATGGGTTTGACGAAAAAGCAGGCCACCAATTTCTATCTGCAGAACCTGACCTACCAGTTTGGGCGTATTTTTACCTATGCCCTTTTGGGTGCTGTTCTGGGGATCATCGGGGAAGGTTTTGAAATGGCCGGCATACAGCAGTACCTCACCATTGCGGTGGGAATCCTGCTGATCATTATGGCTGTATTCTCTTTCGGAGGAAAAGACTTTGCCTCCAGGATTCCCTTCTTTTCAAAGTTTTTATTCTCTGTAAAATCGAATCTCGGAAGGCTGCTTCAAAAGGCTGACTACCGTTCAAGGTTTACGACCGGTATCCTGAACGGGTTCCTTCCCTGCGGAATGGTTTACATGGCCCTCACCGCAAGTCTTGCCAGTGGCGGAATATGGCAGGGAGGTCTTTATATGGCCTTATTCGGATTAGGAACACTTCCGTTCATGTTTGCGGTAGTTCTGGTCGGAAACCTGATGAATCAGGCATTCAGGATCAAAGTCCTGAAAGCGGTTCCGATCGTAATGATCATACTTGGCGGTTTATTTATCGTGAGAGGACTGGAGCTGGGAATTCCGTACCTTTCTCCCCGGGCTGAAGCCATGACGGTTTCCAAGGATAACCAGGGAGATTGTCATTTGCCGGGAGACCATAGTACCCATCATCATGATGGTACGAATTGCCATTAA
- a CDS encoding DUF6705 family protein, whose product MKYLIICLGICVAFSCKAQQVYPLNADYEEVPENAYLKDLNNELTPYVGVYKANFNGSETTLYITKQEQKLEKTGQKNYYMDALVIKYIIKNSTGSVVQDTYNNSNDIELYSISTSSTQNKVNFFYSGTNCSVGWGRIILKKLNDTQISWEYRPDDITTTAAKCPPNLDTTIYLPETKDLIFTKQK is encoded by the coding sequence ATGAAATATTTGATTATTTGCTTAGGAATATGTGTTGCGTTTTCTTGCAAAGCTCAGCAAGTTTATCCATTAAATGCAGACTATGAAGAGGTTCCTGAAAATGCTTATTTGAAAGATCTGAATAATGAACTCACACCCTACGTTGGAGTTTATAAAGCAAATTTTAATGGAAGCGAAACCACACTCTACATTACTAAACAAGAACAAAAATTAGAAAAAACTGGACAAAAGAATTACTATATGGATGCTTTAGTAATAAAGTACATTATAAAAAATTCAACAGGCTCTGTGGTACAAGATACCTATAATAATTCTAATGATATTGAATTATATAGCATTAGTACATCTTCTACTCAAAATAAAGTAAATTTTTTTTACAGTGGTACTAATTGTAGTGTTGGATGGGGAAGAATAATATTAAAAAAGCTTAATGATACACAAATTTCCTGGGAATATCGTCCGGATGATATCACGACAACAGCCGCTAAATGTCCACCCAATTTGGATACCACGATTTACCTGCCGGAAACAAAGGATTTAATATTTACGAAGCAGAAATAA
- a CDS encoding DUF6705 family protein yields MMKSLLIYLGIMLMSFCQAQNLPLNTPFLSIPNRAYIKDTNNELNPYVGIYKANYNGNEISLFITKQEDKLEETGHKSYHVDVLLVKYIVKNSTGIVLQDTKNNNLYNIELYSTKIRPDKNAVHLIYSGTNCSVGWGDIYLKKISSTQISWEYRPNDVTTTAAKCPPNLDTTIYLPVTKDLIFTKQ; encoded by the coding sequence ATGATGAAAAGTTTGCTAATATATTTAGGGATAATGTTGATGTCCTTTTGTCAGGCTCAAAATCTTCCTCTTAATACTCCTTTTTTAAGTATTCCAAATCGTGCATACATCAAGGATACCAATAATGAATTGAACCCATATGTAGGAATATATAAGGCTAATTATAACGGGAATGAAATTAGTTTATTTATTACAAAACAAGAAGATAAGTTAGAAGAGACCGGTCACAAAAGTTATCATGTGGATGTCTTATTAGTAAAATACATTGTAAAAAATTCTACTGGAATAGTTTTACAGGATACAAAAAATAATAATTTATATAATATTGAATTGTATAGTACTAAAATTAGACCGGATAAAAATGCTGTACATTTAATCTATAGTGGAACGAACTGCAGCGTTGGATGGGGAGATATTTATCTCAAAAAAATTAGCAGCACACAAATTTCCTGGGAATATCGCCCAAATGATGTTACGACAACAGCAGCTAAATGTCCTCCTAATTTGGATACCACGATTTACCTACCGGTAACAAAGGATTTAATATTTACGAAGCAGTGA
- a CDS encoding DUF6705 family protein — protein MSNKLISKVSLIIVLVINLISCKAQQTYPLLTSLDNIPNMSHIRDTNNELQSFVGKYVSTYNGNQITLYITKENNKFFDYGNQKVYRDVLSVKYIVKNSSGIILQDTKNMSFQQDDLSYAIYSLWVTENGTKAELIYSGTNCSVGFGSINIKKISATEISWEYRPNDVTTTADKCPPNLDTTIYLPITKDLIFTKE, from the coding sequence ATGAGTAATAAATTAATATCAAAAGTATCATTGATAATTGTATTAGTTATAAATCTAATATCTTGCAAAGCGCAACAGACATATCCATTGTTAACTTCTTTGGATAATATTCCTAATATGTCGCATATAAGAGATACCAATAATGAATTACAATCTTTTGTAGGAAAGTATGTTTCTACGTATAATGGGAATCAGATCACATTGTATATTACTAAAGAAAATAATAAATTTTTTGATTATGGAAATCAGAAAGTTTATAGAGATGTTTTATCAGTAAAATATATAGTGAAAAATTCTTCTGGGATAATCCTTCAAGACACTAAGAATATGTCTTTTCAACAAGACGATTTATCATATGCAATCTATAGTTTGTGGGTTACGGAAAATGGAACTAAAGCAGAATTAATATACAGCGGAACAAATTGCAGTGTTGGATTTGGATCAATAAACATTAAAAAAATTAGCGCCACAGAAATTTCCTGGGAATATCGCCCGAATGATGTTACGACAACAGCAGATAAATGTCCACCTAATCTGGATACAACGATTTACTTGCCTATAACAAAGGATTTAATATTTACGAAGGAATGA
- the serS gene encoding serine--tRNA ligase: MLQVNFLRDNKERVLEGLKKRQFKNLELVDEAIATDDERKKIQFELDSQLAEINKISKEIGLLMKEGKKEEAESAKSKTAQYKESSKELQSQLDVKEQTLLNILYQIPNIPYELVKGGVSADDNEIIYQSHDVEGLGEGAVPHWELAKKYNLIDFELGVKIAGAGFPVYLGKGARLQRALVQYFLDKNIEKGYMEVNPPHVVNEASGYGTGQLPDKEGQMYHIGQDDLYLIPTAEVPVTNLYRDVLLEEKDLPIKNTAFSQCYRREAGSYGAHVRGLNRLHQFEKVEIVRIEKPENSYTVLEEMVEHIKEILTDLELPYRVLRLCGGDTGFAAAMTYDFEVWSAAQEKWLEVSSVSNFETFQANRLKCRYKTDGKSQLVHTLNGSAMALPRIMAALLENNQTAEGIRLPKKVAEYARFDLIS, from the coding sequence ATGTTACAGGTTAATTTTTTGCGCGACAATAAAGAACGCGTTTTAGAAGGTCTTAAAAAAAGACAATTCAAGAATCTTGAGTTGGTAGATGAAGCAATCGCTACCGACGATGAAAGAAAAAAAATTCAGTTTGAACTGGATTCCCAGCTTGCCGAGATCAACAAAATCTCGAAAGAGATCGGTCTTTTGATGAAAGAAGGGAAAAAAGAAGAAGCTGAATCTGCAAAATCTAAAACAGCACAATACAAAGAGTCGAGTAAAGAATTGCAGTCCCAGCTGGATGTAAAAGAGCAGACATTACTGAATATCTTATATCAGATTCCCAATATCCCTTATGAGCTTGTGAAAGGCGGCGTATCTGCGGATGATAATGAAATCATCTATCAGTCCCATGATGTCGAAGGACTGGGAGAGGGTGCTGTTCCGCACTGGGAACTCGCTAAGAAATATAACCTTATCGATTTCGAATTGGGAGTAAAAATTGCCGGTGCAGGGTTTCCGGTATACCTTGGAAAGGGAGCGAGGCTGCAAAGGGCTTTAGTCCAGTATTTCCTGGATAAGAATATCGAAAAGGGATATATGGAAGTCAATCCGCCTCACGTAGTGAATGAAGCATCCGGCTACGGAACAGGGCAATTGCCGGATAAGGAAGGGCAGATGTACCACATTGGTCAGGATGACCTGTACCTTATTCCTACAGCAGAAGTGCCGGTAACGAATCTTTACCGTGATGTTTTGCTGGAAGAAAAAGACCTTCCGATCAAGAATACGGCTTTTTCCCAATGTTACAGGAGAGAGGCGGGAAGCTATGGAGCCCATGTACGCGGACTGAACCGTCTTCACCAGTTTGAGAAAGTGGAAATCGTAAGGATTGAAAAGCCTGAAAATTCATATACGGTCCTTGAAGAAATGGTTGAGCACATCAAAGAAATCCTGACAGACCTTGAGCTGCCTTACAGAGTATTAAGGCTTTGCGGAGGCGACACCGGATTTGCTGCTGCCATGACCTATGACTTTGAGGTTTGGAGTGCTGCCCAGGAGAAATGGCTTGAAGTAAGTTCTGTGTCCAACTTCGAAACATTCCAGGCCAACCGTCTGAAATGCCGGTACAAAACCGATGGGAAGTCACAGCTCGTGCATACCCTGAACGGCTCAGCAATGGCACTTCCCAGAATTATGGCAGCGCTGCTGGAAAACAACCAGACCGCAGAAGGCATCAGGCTTCCGAAAAAAGTTGCGGAATACGCGAGATTCGATTTGATCAGTTAA
- a CDS encoding polysaccharide biosynthesis C-terminal domain-containing protein: MKHATLLKTFVSRFLILILNFGLVIYSTNMWGGEGKGVISIVIADLTVVSFFASIFVGSSITYFAPKYKTEQILLYAYAWSLLVGTTIPLLFAFTKDTGHLGYLIGLSVSSSLLAANVNLFVGQKNIRMFNIYTILQQAVHIAFIGIMVYGIGARSVSSYFIAQMACYSILFIISLFQVMKGRQMPQLSFSGSVLNSLFSYGWKIQLSSFFQFLNNRLSFYFLEYFRGMMSVGVFSVGVAFSEAIWTVSRSLSVILYADVVNSSNSDAAIDKAKVSMRISFLITLLFITIILLVPSHWYAIIFGKDFSQVKKITLLLAPGIMAIAVSNIIGYYFAGINKLRILNMKSLIGLVFTLVSSFIIIPRWGITGACIVTSVSYCLSSSLLFWRFYQGTAFYFSDFILSRSEIRILVNKFLKK, translated from the coding sequence ATGAAACATGCCACTCTCCTCAAAACTTTTGTTTCCCGCTTCCTGATTCTGATATTGAATTTTGGACTGGTGATCTACTCCACGAATATGTGGGGCGGTGAAGGGAAAGGAGTGATTTCGATTGTCATTGCGGATTTAACGGTGGTCAGTTTCTTTGCCAGCATTTTTGTAGGCAGCAGCATTACTTATTTTGCGCCCAAATATAAAACAGAACAGATCCTCCTGTATGCCTATGCCTGGTCTTTGCTTGTCGGGACTACCATTCCTTTGCTTTTTGCCTTTACAAAAGATACCGGGCATTTAGGATATCTGATCGGTCTTTCTGTTTCGTCATCCCTGCTGGCTGCCAATGTCAATCTGTTTGTAGGCCAGAAGAACATCAGGATGTTTAATATCTATACCATCCTGCAGCAGGCAGTCCATATTGCTTTCATCGGTATTATGGTCTATGGGATTGGAGCAAGATCGGTTTCTTCTTATTTCATAGCACAGATGGCATGTTACAGTATACTGTTCATCATCAGCCTCTTCCAGGTCATGAAAGGCAGGCAGATGCCGCAACTTTCCTTTTCCGGGTCTGTACTGAATTCTTTATTCAGTTATGGCTGGAAGATACAGCTGAGCTCTTTTTTTCAGTTCCTGAATAACCGGCTGTCTTTTTATTTCCTGGAATATTTCCGGGGCATGATGAGTGTTGGGGTATTTTCTGTAGGGGTAGCATTCTCGGAAGCGATCTGGACGGTCAGCAGGAGCCTGTCGGTAATTTTATATGCCGATGTGGTCAACAGCAGTAATTCCGATGCAGCCATTGACAAAGCTAAGGTTTCCATGAGGATCAGTTTCCTGATTACTTTACTGTTTATTACCATCATTCTTTTGGTGCCGTCCCACTGGTATGCCATCATCTTCGGAAAGGATTTTTCACAGGTCAAGAAAATTACGCTGCTGCTGGCTCCCGGTATCATGGCCATTGCGGTAAGCAATATCATCGGATACTATTTTGCGGGGATCAATAAGCTGCGGATTTTAAATATGAAATCCCTGATAGGGCTTGTTTTTACCCTGGTTTCTTCTTTCATTATCATTCCGCGGTGGGGAATCACTGGGGCCTGCATCGTTACCTCTGTTTCCTACTGTCTTTCCTCTTCATTGCTGTTCTGGCGGTTTTACCAGGGGACTGCTTTTTACTTCAGTGATTTTATCCTTTCCCGGTCGGAAATACGGATATTAGTGAATAAATTCTTGAAGAAATAA
- a CDS encoding glycosyltransferase, producing MPRILFLTTAHRYNDDRIFYHQAKELKSRGYKIKICSLSSEYQGSIDGIEIESYAVLDQSSDEKARIFQEVCNTFLPDCIIGSEPLAIIAVKEYMKRHKASLIYDITEWYPSMRMVREYSFFLKIFHALRFLMIQLYAGYFSTHFIFGEKTKRFPLAYCFPFKKSIILPYFPDGQYIYTSIREPEADRIKLCYTGQISEEKGIGNFFNAVDRLRSLRPDLHISILIIGGARTEKDQAYFDALLEKYQWDDISIRKPASFEKFTEAYAEADICFDLREVNFENHHCLPIKIFYYAASGKPVIYSDLKATRQFVDISRFGFLVDPESADAIAGKVMAYIDDPALYKAHAHGARAVFEEQYNWAAIKNSFTDFVKKSMLK from the coding sequence ATGCCCAGAATACTTTTTTTAACAACAGCCCACCGGTACAATGACGACCGGATTTTTTACCATCAGGCAAAAGAGCTGAAAAGCCGTGGGTATAAGATAAAAATCTGTAGCCTTAGCTCAGAATATCAGGGTTCTATCGATGGGATTGAAATTGAATCGTATGCTGTACTGGATCAAAGCTCGGATGAGAAAGCAAGGATATTTCAGGAGGTCTGCAACACTTTCCTTCCGGACTGTATCATCGGATCAGAACCTCTTGCGATTATTGCTGTTAAAGAGTACATGAAAAGGCACAAAGCCAGCCTTATCTATGATATCACCGAGTGGTATCCGTCGATGAGAATGGTCCGTGAATATTCTTTTTTCCTCAAGATATTTCATGCCCTCAGGTTCCTGATGATCCAGCTGTATGCCGGCTATTTCAGTACGCACTTTATATTCGGGGAAAAAACGAAAAGGTTCCCCTTAGCCTATTGTTTCCCGTTTAAAAAAAGTATCATCCTTCCTTATTTTCCCGATGGTCAATATATTTATACAAGCATCAGGGAGCCTGAAGCAGACAGGATAAAGCTGTGCTATACAGGCCAGATCTCAGAAGAAAAAGGGATCGGGAATTTTTTTAATGCGGTTGACCGTCTCCGGAGCCTAAGGCCAGATTTACATATTTCGATACTCATTATCGGAGGAGCCCGGACAGAAAAAGACCAGGCCTATTTTGACGCCCTTTTGGAGAAATACCAGTGGGATGACATCAGCATCCGTAAGCCGGCCTCTTTTGAGAAGTTTACGGAGGCATATGCTGAGGCGGACATCTGTTTTGACCTCAGGGAAGTTAATTTTGAAAACCATCACTGCCTTCCGATCAAGATATTCTATTATGCTGCTTCCGGTAAGCCGGTGATCTATAGTGATCTGAAGGCAACCCGGCAGTTTGTGGATATTTCAAGGTTCGGGTTTCTGGTTGATCCCGAAAGTGCAGATGCCATAGCCGGAAAAGTAATGGCCTATATTGATGATCCTGCGCTTTACAAAGCTCACGCGCATGGAGCGAGAGCGGTATTTGAGGAACAGTACAATTGGGCAGCCATTAAAAATTCATTTACGGATTTTGTCAAAAAATCAATGCTGAAATGA
- a CDS encoding (Fe-S)-binding protein, with the protein MDFNIKTMAEYAAEGKSPEVLFWVGCAGSFDDRAKKITRAFCKILNKIGVEFGVLGQEESCTGDPAKRAGNEFVFQMMALTNIEVLNAYEIKKIVTACPHCFNTLKNEYPSLGGHYEVLHHTQFLKNLMEEGRLKIEGGSFKGKKITFHDPCYLGRANNEYEAPRMLLEKLDAELVEMKRCRSNGLCCGAGGAQMFKEPEKGNKDINIERTEEALSFEPKVIATGCPFCNTMLTDGVKHFNKNTEVAVKDIVELLAEAEDL; encoded by the coding sequence ATGGATTTCAATATAAAAACAATGGCAGAATATGCTGCCGAAGGGAAATCACCGGAAGTTCTATTCTGGGTGGGATGTGCAGGAAGCTTTGACGACCGTGCCAAAAAGATTACCCGTGCATTTTGCAAGATCCTGAATAAAATCGGGGTTGAATTCGGAGTGCTGGGACAGGAAGAAAGCTGTACGGGAGACCCGGCCAAGCGTGCCGGTAATGAATTCGTATTCCAGATGATGGCCCTTACCAATATTGAGGTGCTGAATGCTTACGAAATCAAAAAGATTGTAACGGCCTGTCCGCACTGTTTCAATACCCTTAAAAATGAGTACCCCAGCTTAGGGGGACATTATGAAGTCCTTCACCATACCCAGTTCCTGAAAAACCTGATGGAAGAGGGAAGGCTGAAGATTGAAGGAGGATCTTTCAAAGGTAAAAAAATCACATTCCATGATCCTTGTTACCTTGGCCGCGCGAATAACGAATACGAAGCTCCGAGGATGCTTCTTGAAAAACTGGATGCCGAACTGGTGGAAATGAAACGTTGCAGAAGCAACGGGCTCTGTTGCGGAGCCGGCGGAGCGCAAATGTTCAAGGAGCCTGAAAAAGGCAATAAGGACATAAATATTGAGAGAACGGAAGAAGCACTGTCATTCGAGCCGAAGGTGATTGCTACCGGATGCCCGTTCTGCAATACCATGCTTACGGATGGAGTAAAACACTTTAATAAAAATACGGAAGTAGCCGTAAAAGATATTGTAGAACTTCTGGCTGAAGCAGAAGATTTATAA